From a region of the Candidatus Sysuiplasma jiujiangense genome:
- a CDS encoding AAA family ATPase has translation MRVVALTGTPGTGKTTVAGKLSGMGYSVVQVDELIRSLNVRTTAERGKSCIAVDVTDLKRKATSHWNAVREKQVIVAGHLSHYAGAEGAVVLRCAPSVLEKRLEARRWSREKIMENVQAEVLDVILVEAAESLGWVREIDTTRSTPAETAAAVRETLEGKMNNHPVASRWSGEIEKWF, from the coding sequence ATGCGTGTTGTTGCACTTACCGGAACGCCTGGGACCGGCAAAACAACCGTGGCCGGAAAGCTCTCCGGCATGGGTTATTCGGTTGTGCAAGTCGATGAACTCATACGTTCACTTAATGTCCGCACGACCGCAGAGAGGGGGAAGTCCTGCATCGCAGTTGATGTCACGGATCTGAAAAGAAAGGCGACCTCGCACTGGAATGCTGTCCGGGAAAAGCAGGTTATAGTGGCAGGACACCTTTCGCATTACGCAGGTGCCGAAGGGGCGGTGGTGCTGAGGTGCGCTCCTTCAGTTCTGGAAAAGCGGCTCGAGGCCAGGAGATGGAGCAGAGAGAAGATAATGGAAAACGTTCAGGCGGAAGTCCTGGACGTCATACTCGTCGAAGCTGCCGAAAGCCTGGGCTGGGTACGCGAAATAGACACAACACGATCCACGCCCGCGGAAACCGCCGCCGCAGTAAGGGAAACGCTTGAGGGGAAAATGAATAATCATCCTGTTGCGTCACGTTGGTCCGGTGAGATTGAAAAATGGTTTTAG
- a CDS encoding CDP-alcohol phosphatidyltransferase family protein: MVLDRAREASERLLSPVAVRMSKWNPNRISWFSFLLALFASLSIVGSSAHTAYLLLGGIIFLAASGILDALDGLVARLSDRSGPKGDFLDHILDRYSDIALILGFTFSFYSGSVALGIFALTGIFMTSYLGTQAQAAGLKRNYGGILGRADRIVYMLVVLLLEYIYGGTHYGAHGATFLFLTPFDWLLLFFGVAGNITAVWRALSSWRQL, translated from the coding sequence ATGGTTTTAGACAGGGCAAGGGAAGCTTCCGAAAGACTGCTCTCCCCTGTTGCAGTGCGCATGAGCAAGTGGAATCCAAACAGGATCAGCTGGTTCTCTTTCCTGCTTGCTCTGTTCGCCTCTCTTTCGATAGTGGGATCGTCCGCACATACCGCGTATCTTCTTCTCGGAGGCATTATTTTTCTGGCGGCAAGCGGCATACTGGATGCCCTCGACGGGCTGGTTGCAAGGCTTTCAGACAGAAGCGGCCCGAAGGGAGACTTCCTCGATCACATACTGGACAGGTATTCGGACATTGCTCTCATTCTGGGTTTCACATTCAGTTTCTATTCCGGCAGCGTTGCGCTGGGCATCTTTGCACTGACGGGCATATTCATGACGAGCTACCTTGGAACACAGGCACAGGCTGCGGGGCTGAAGCGAAATTACGGCGGAATCCTCGGGAGAGCTGACAGAATCGTTTACATGCTGGTTGTCCTGCTGCTCGAATACATTTACGGCGGTACACACTATGGAGCACATGGAGCGACATTCCTGTTTCTTACTCCCTTTGACTGGCTGCTGCTGTTCTTCGGGGTGGCGGGAAACATCACTGCTGTCTGGAGGGCCCTTTCTTCGTGGCGACAGCTTTGA
- a CDS encoding DNA primase large subunit PriL, giving the protein MAEMLAGMVDLRTMALFPYISDVRDYISKRQEQFDLPKILRSPVYEMVRVRGKERVLSSLREMKIPEALLSSEEQCNQEILSFAVSRMICSVIGDRFLVNRVAVTEGKRAGELIGRNNSVLFRLAKEFGIVVGETRDDGVYTIHFTSFLKLSSKMRSPEWKLLYQKLHRGYVAVDRQRLVRLIEQAVTDRLSERLPAYTDEIRSALDAEIREVVIALNQMKEEFQKNNLGEIDERRYPPCMKAILNQIRTSQNVPQMGRFAIVTFLHAIGMTAEQIFDLFSSVPDFRADVTRYQIEHITGRISSTEYSVPECSTMKSYGICFNPDSLCAKEWMKHPMTYYITKGREFKAVATKKGPSRQQ; this is encoded by the coding sequence GTGGCTGAAATGCTGGCCGGAATGGTAGATCTGAGGACAATGGCTCTTTTTCCTTATATCAGCGATGTAAGGGATTATATTTCAAAGAGACAGGAACAGTTCGATCTCCCGAAAATACTCAGGAGCCCTGTTTATGAAATGGTAAGAGTCAGGGGGAAGGAACGAGTCCTCTCTTCATTGCGTGAGATGAAAATTCCCGAGGCACTCCTGTCCAGCGAGGAGCAGTGCAACCAGGAAATACTTTCATTTGCAGTTTCCAGAATGATCTGCTCTGTTATAGGCGACAGATTCCTTGTAAACCGTGTAGCGGTTACGGAAGGAAAGAGGGCGGGTGAGCTGATCGGACGGAACAATTCCGTGCTCTTCAGGCTTGCAAAGGAGTTCGGCATCGTTGTCGGCGAGACCCGGGATGATGGCGTGTACACCATACACTTCACATCATTCCTGAAATTATCCTCCAAAATGAGATCGCCTGAATGGAAACTGCTTTATCAGAAACTGCACAGGGGTTATGTTGCCGTAGACAGGCAGCGTCTTGTCAGGCTTATCGAGCAGGCCGTAACGGATCGCCTCTCCGAAAGGCTTCCGGCATACACGGACGAGATCAGAAGCGCACTGGATGCAGAAATCAGGGAGGTTGTCATCGCCTTGAATCAGATGAAGGAGGAATTCCAGAAAAATAATCTTGGCGAAATCGACGAAAGACGCTACCCCCCCTGCATGAAGGCCATACTGAACCAGATCCGGACATCACAGAACGTGCCGCAGATGGGAAGATTCGCCATCGTGACATTTCTGCATGCGATAGGCATGACAGCCGAGCAGATATTCGATCTTTTCAGCTCAGTGCCTGACTTCAGGGCCGATGTAACAAGATACCAGATAGAGCACATAACGGGCCGCATCTCCTCCACAGAATATTCTGTGCCTGAATGCAGCACGATGAAGTCGTACGGCATCTGTTTCAATCCGGATTCTCTCTGTGCCAAAGAATGGATGAAGCACCCTATGACATATTATATAACCAAAGGCAGGGAATTCAAAGCTGTCGCCACGAAGAAAGGGCCCTCCAGACAGCAGTGA
- a CDS encoding elongation factor 1-beta, producing the protein MGKVVMTYRLMPDSEKFNFEGIDEKIARRLPNGAELRDSRVVPIAFGLSSYEIMIVAEDREGTTDEVERALASIGGIQSVESVEITLL; encoded by the coding sequence ATGGGAAAGGTTGTAATGACTTACAGGCTCATGCCAGACTCTGAGAAATTTAATTTTGAAGGCATTGATGAGAAAATAGCGAGGAGACTGCCGAACGGAGCCGAACTCCGCGACAGCAGGGTGGTGCCGATAGCGTTCGGTCTCAGTTCTTACGAAATAATGATTGTGGCGGAAGACAGGGAAGGCACTACCGATGAGGTGGAAAGGGCACTGGCTTCAATCGGCGGGATACAGAGCGTTGAATCTGTGGAAATTACTCTTCTCTGA
- a CDS encoding DUF1610 domain-containing protein, translating into MTDEDANCSSCGIRLVGTGTVTFLCPSCGQTRIGRCAQCRDQGVRYTCVSCGFSGP; encoded by the coding sequence ATGACAGACGAGGATGCAAATTGCAGTTCGTGCGGTATAAGACTCGTTGGCACAGGCACGGTCACTTTTCTCTGCCCAAGCTGCGGACAGACCAGGATAGGGCGCTGTGCCCAGTGCCGTGATCAGGGCGTCAGGTATACCTGCGTCTCCTGCGGATTTTCGGGACCCTGA
- a CDS encoding branched-chain amino acid transaminase, with protein MADSKGVILHNGKYVEWKDARVHVSTHGLLYGSGVFEGIRGYAGNDSAQVNVFRLREHVERLYRNASILRLKPPVDSESFARQVVELLRRNEFHADVYIRPMIYFGEGGIGIKPTNHSTDYFVFATKFGNYFGEPKALNVAVSSWVRSSNSASPPSAKISGAYVNSMLASVDAKESGFDEAIMLTQNGYVSEGSGENIFIVKKGQLVTPPVSADILEGITRESVMALASDAGIPVIERDITRTELYTCEEMFLCGTAAQITPVGSVDRRTISGGVIGRITSGLMKSFENAVRGRDRKHMDWLTPVYE; from the coding sequence TTGGCGGACAGCAAGGGAGTTATACTCCATAACGGCAAATATGTTGAGTGGAAGGACGCCAGAGTCCATGTGTCAACCCATGGGCTGCTTTACGGGAGCGGTGTTTTCGAGGGCATCAGGGGCTATGCCGGAAACGACAGTGCCCAGGTCAATGTATTCAGGCTCAGGGAGCATGTTGAAAGACTTTACAGAAATGCTTCGATCCTAAGACTGAAACCGCCTGTTGACAGTGAGAGTTTTGCCAGGCAGGTGGTCGAACTTCTCAGGAGGAACGAATTCCATGCTGACGTTTATATCAGGCCCATGATCTACTTCGGCGAAGGAGGAATAGGCATAAAACCGACAAATCACTCAACCGATTATTTCGTATTCGCCACCAAGTTCGGAAATTATTTCGGCGAACCGAAGGCACTCAATGTGGCAGTCAGTTCCTGGGTCCGTTCGAGCAACAGCGCATCCCCTCCCAGCGCGAAGATAAGCGGCGCCTACGTCAACAGCATGCTCGCTTCGGTTGACGCAAAGGAGTCGGGTTTTGACGAGGCCATAATGCTGACCCAGAACGGTTATGTATCGGAGGGATCGGGAGAAAACATATTCATTGTGAAGAAAGGGCAGCTTGTCACACCCCCTGTCTCTGCCGACATACTTGAGGGCATTACCAGGGAATCTGTAATGGCACTGGCATCGGATGCAGGCATACCGGTAATTGAAAGGGACATAACCAGGACCGAACTCTATACATGCGAGGAGATGTTCCTGTGCGGAACCGCTGCCCAGATAACCCCCGTGGGAAGTGTCGACAGACGGACCATATCCGGCGGCGTCATAGGGAGGATAACCTCAGGACTCATGAAGTCCTTCGAAAATGCGGTGAGGGGAAGAGACAGAAAGCACATGGACTGGCTGACACCCGTTTATGAGTGA
- a CDS encoding ribbon-helix-helix protein, CopG family — protein sequence MFETVESERVTIRLDNESLNALETLVSSGKYSNISEVMRAAIDQFIDRNFSPRHIEKITVELPKGNAVELQRLVRKGDSVSVDDAIRNAVREYLRRRLSPKVLEKKR from the coding sequence GTGTTTGAGACGGTTGAGTCCGAAAGGGTTACGATCAGGCTTGATAATGAAAGTCTAAATGCGCTTGAAACGCTGGTTTCCAGCGGGAAATATTCCAATATTTCCGAGGTGATGAGAGCAGCCATTGATCAGTTCATAGATAGAAATTTTTCGCCAAGGCACATTGAGAAGATAACAGTGGAACTGCCCAAGGGAAATGCAGTGGAGCTGCAGCGTCTCGTAAGAAAGGGCGATTCCGTATCCGTAGACGATGCGATAAGAAATGCCGTGCGCGAGTATCTCAGACGGAGACTGTCTCCTAAAGTTCTGGAGAAGAAAAGATAG
- a CDS encoding cell division FtsZ family protein produces the protein MKNPFWEDAGYPAKDGLSIMAVGCGGAGNNTIDSLSRGGGVIARTLAINTDAAHLLRISANRKLLIGREATKGRGTGGDVELGRRLSEQARESIAAELRGSDVVFIIAGMGGGTGTGCSSVVASAARDMGALPISIVSMPFSFERARLARAKDYVRELIYSSESTVLLENDRIASVFPEQNIYNAFAVMDTLVSGLIDNITGTLLRPSVMNINYSDLRSVMRCGKTATMIFGENSDASSLVSDSLRRPLFQNSISDARGALIHLSGGRRMTLEKVHKVLEQAHNAFSGCRNIILGAREDGRDDDVMSLTAIITGITADGF, from the coding sequence ATGAAGAATCCATTTTGGGAAGATGCCGGGTATCCGGCAAAAGACGGGCTCAGCATAATGGCCGTCGGTTGCGGCGGAGCCGGAAACAACACGATAGACAGCCTCTCGAGGGGAGGGGGTGTCATTGCAAGGACCCTGGCTATCAACACCGATGCGGCCCACCTTCTCAGAATTTCAGCAAACAGGAAACTCCTGATAGGGAGGGAGGCGACAAAGGGCAGGGGAACCGGGGGAGACGTGGAGCTAGGCAGGCGCCTGTCGGAGCAGGCGAGAGAGAGCATAGCCGCTGAACTCAGAGGGTCGGACGTGGTGTTCATTATTGCAGGCATGGGAGGCGGCACAGGCACGGGATGTTCGTCGGTGGTTGCATCTGCCGCAAGAGACATGGGAGCTCTTCCAATTTCAATTGTCTCCATGCCGTTCAGTTTTGAAAGGGCGAGGCTTGCACGCGCGAAGGACTATGTCCGGGAGCTCATATACAGCTCGGAAAGCACCGTCCTGCTGGAAAACGACAGAATTGCCTCGGTCTTCCCTGAGCAGAACATATACAATGCATTTGCCGTGATGGATACGCTTGTCTCGGGCCTGATTGACAATATCACCGGCACACTCCTCAGGCCATCGGTGATGAATATCAATTATTCCGATCTCCGTTCTGTCATGCGTTGCGGAAAGACGGCAACGATGATTTTCGGGGAAAACAGCGACGCATCGTCACTCGTCAGTGATTCGTTAAGGAGACCGCTGTTCCAGAATTCAATAAGCGATGCCAGGGGTGCCCTGATCCATCTTTCGGGCGGGAGGCGTATGACGCTGGAGAAAGTTCACAAAGTGCTGGAACAGGCACATAACGCATTCTCCGGATGCCGCAACATAATTCTTGGCGCAAGAGAGGACGGAAGGGATGATGACGTAATGAGCCTGACAGCAATCATCACGGGCATAACAGCGGACGGTTTTTAG
- a CDS encoding RNA methyltransferase: MPRFRIVLVRPENEGNIGAVARAMANFDMSELYLVSPVKIGDEGRKRAKHGNFILDSAVIVTQLDDALKGCDTVVGTTGIRNTGERRFLRNFETPHGFAQYAANKRRTFAILFGPEGLGLSNPELGSCDMLISIPTSEKYPVMNLSHAVSVILYELFLSGYEPYAIKRSVELDRKKVNEYFALLLDAVDYPPHKREKARLMFRRLIGRANMSKWEFFIMMGVLSKTLRALSEK, translated from the coding sequence ATGCCCAGATTCAGGATCGTTCTGGTAAGGCCCGAAAATGAGGGTAACATCGGTGCAGTCGCACGCGCGATGGCGAATTTCGACATGTCCGAACTCTACCTCGTTTCCCCCGTGAAAATCGGGGACGAGGGAAGGAAAAGGGCAAAGCATGGCAATTTCATCCTCGACAGCGCTGTCATCGTCACGCAGCTCGATGACGCCCTGAAGGGCTGTGACACAGTAGTGGGGACCACCGGCATCAGAAATACGGGGGAGAGACGTTTTCTTCGAAATTTCGAGACGCCGCACGGGTTTGCGCAATATGCTGCGAACAAACGCAGGACTTTTGCAATACTTTTCGGTCCGGAAGGGCTTGGTCTCTCAAACCCTGAACTCGGTTCATGTGATATGCTCATAAGCATACCGACTTCCGAAAAATATCCTGTAATGAACCTTTCCCATGCAGTTTCCGTTATACTGTATGAGCTTTTTTTGAGCGGATATGAGCCGTATGCAATAAAGAGATCGGTCGAGCTGGACAGGAAGAAGGTCAATGAGTATTTCGCCCTTCTGCTGGATGCTGTTGACTACCCTCCCCATAAGAGGGAAAAGGCAAGGCTGATGTTCAGAAGGCTGATCGGGCGGGCAAACATGTCCAAGTGGGAATTCTTCATAATGATGGGCGTCCTTTCCAAGACACTGCGGGCGCTGAGCGAAAAATGA
- the ftsZ gene encoding cell division protein FtsZ, with protein sequence MKSLVNDAISRVPADEMESVQSYTEESYSAEDDELIKILSGLRTNIKIIGCGGGGTNTIDRLVETGITGAEMYAANTDAQHLLIIRSPHKILLGRRSTRGLGAGALPQVGEEAAREAEDDIRKSIQGADIVFITAGLGGGTGTGAAPFIAQLAKEMGALTIAICTSPFKAEGAIRAENAEWGLERLRNVADTVIVIPNDKLLELVPRLSLNAAFKVADEVLVRSIKGITEVITKPGLVNLDFNDLKTIMKGGGVAMIGLGEGEGEERANDAVNEAINSPLIDVDISGANGALVNVVGGNDMTVSEAEKVAEMIQTKISPSARIIWGAAIDPTLEKKMRVMVVLTGVKSKHILGPADSVQTKSIDMDFIK encoded by the coding sequence ATGAAATCTTTAGTGAATGATGCCATATCGAGAGTTCCTGCGGATGAAATGGAGTCAGTGCAGTCTTACACTGAGGAAAGCTACAGTGCTGAAGATGACGAATTAATCAAAATACTGTCTGGTCTCAGGACAAACATCAAGATCATAGGCTGCGGCGGTGGCGGCACAAACACCATCGACAGGCTTGTCGAAACTGGAATTACGGGTGCGGAAATGTATGCTGCAAACACCGACGCCCAGCACCTCCTTATCATCAGATCGCCTCATAAGATACTTCTGGGAAGAAGGAGCACGAGAGGGCTAGGTGCCGGAGCTCTCCCGCAGGTGGGAGAGGAGGCCGCACGGGAAGCCGAAGACGACATAAGAAAGTCGATTCAGGGCGCGGATATTGTTTTTATAACTGCAGGACTCGGCGGGGGGACCGGAACAGGGGCCGCTCCTTTCATAGCACAGCTGGCGAAGGAAATGGGCGCGCTGACGATAGCCATATGCACCTCCCCGTTCAAGGCCGAGGGTGCCATAAGGGCTGAAAATGCCGAGTGGGGACTTGAAAGGCTCAGGAACGTCGCGGATACCGTAATTGTCATTCCGAACGACAAGCTGCTTGAACTCGTACCCAGGCTCTCGCTTAATGCAGCTTTCAAGGTTGCCGATGAGGTACTGGTGAGAAGCATAAAGGGCATCACGGAGGTTATCACAAAACCCGGCCTGGTCAATCTGGATTTCAATGATCTAAAGACAATCATGAAGGGCGGCGGCGTCGCGATGATTGGACTTGGAGAGGGAGAAGGCGAAGAAAGGGCAAATGATGCGGTAAACGAGGCCATCAATTCACCCCTGATAGACGTGGATATATCTGGTGCGAACGGTGCACTTGTCAACGTCGTCGGCGGAAACGACATGACAGTGAGCGAGGCTGAAAAGGTTGCTGAGATGATACAGACAAAGATCAGTCCTTCCGCGAGGATAATCTGGGGAGCGGCAATTGACCCTACACTTGAAAAGAAGATGAGAGTCATGGTAGTCCTGACGGGTGTCAAGTCGAAGCACATTCTGGGACCTGCCGACAGTGTCCAGACCAAGAGCATCGACATGGACTTCATAAAATGA
- a CDS encoding NUDIX domain-containing protein encodes MTTDRKFCAFARDSRGGLGLSAVPESGFCISAFLIIRPNAGGHGVLMGHINPEGPWDHIGALDPDRIEAHRHGWMLPSSHLIYGESPDECARRIAREQLAMDDMRFEGPAIYSEVYEPRRHPGRKNHWDLEFMYTGQTDRERLHPPRGIWADLKFVDPSAVQTGDIARSHEDILARLK; translated from the coding sequence ATGACAACCGACAGAAAATTCTGTGCCTTTGCAAGAGATTCCAGAGGAGGGCTCGGTCTGAGCGCCGTACCGGAGAGCGGATTCTGCATTTCAGCCTTCCTGATAATACGTCCGAATGCCGGCGGGCACGGCGTCCTTATGGGCCACATCAATCCGGAAGGGCCGTGGGATCATATCGGTGCTCTGGATCCTGACAGGATCGAGGCGCACAGACACGGCTGGATGCTTCCATCGAGCCATCTCATTTACGGCGAATCGCCTGACGAATGCGCCAGGAGAATTGCGCGGGAACAGCTCGCCATGGATGACATGAGATTCGAGGGACCCGCCATATACTCCGAGGTTTATGAGCCGCGGAGACATCCCGGCAGGAAGAACCACTGGGATCTTGAGTTCATGTACACCGGACAGACAGATCGGGAAAGACTCCATCCTCCGCGCGGCATATGGGCTGACCTGAAATTTGTTGATCCTTCGGCCGTTCAGACCGGCGATATTGCACGCTCACATGAGGATATACTCGCACGTTTAAAGTGA
- a CDS encoding protein translocase SEC61 complex subunit gamma, translating to MDNTNSSFDFTETTYEVQRKLEERFRNVGKGKYGRIFKMAKKPTMDEYVRVVKLVALGLILIGALGFLLYWLWTYFPHYVPGLFG from the coding sequence TTGGATAACACCAACTCCTCGTTTGACTTTACCGAGACGACATACGAAGTCCAGCGCAAACTGGAGGAGCGTTTCAGAAATGTCGGAAAGGGGAAGTATGGCAGAATATTCAAGATGGCCAAGAAGCCGACAATGGATGAATATGTCAGGGTGGTCAAACTGGTCGCGCTTGGATTGATCCTGATTGGCGCCCTCGGGTTTCTGCTCTACTGGCTCTGGACCTACTTCCCGCATTACGTTCCGGGCCTGTTCGGCTGA
- a CDS encoding transcription elongation factor Spt5 yields MTEGQGGKHFRVDTDSPAEVVAPIGVQSEFIYRIEVESESQFTIEVKSELSSDVEGSPEWQVKLYLDGILKWDSLTNLPSVFEAKLGQGRHFATLQVSVASGASYGDRTAVSLTVSSKGITETRNFRVAVRPSILAVKAAIGQEREVADSIAAKAKTGNLGIYSVLLPSTIRGYVFLEAMNTDKIENAVRGIRKSHGLVKGETSLDEVSHFLTPKPTVSGIVEGDIVELISGPFKGEKARVQRIDNAKEEITVELFEAVVPIPVTVRGDHVRVLEKERQ; encoded by the coding sequence ATGACTGAAGGTCAGGGAGGAAAACACTTCAGGGTAGATACTGACAGCCCTGCAGAGGTTGTTGCTCCGATCGGTGTGCAGTCTGAATTCATTTACAGAATTGAGGTGGAGAGCGAGAGCCAGTTTACAATAGAGGTCAAATCGGAGCTCAGTTCAGATGTGGAAGGTTCCCCCGAATGGCAGGTGAAGCTTTACCTGGACGGCATACTGAAATGGGACAGTCTCACCAATCTTCCGAGCGTGTTTGAAGCGAAGCTCGGGCAGGGAAGGCATTTTGCAACCCTTCAGGTATCTGTTGCATCCGGCGCCTCTTACGGTGACAGGACAGCGGTTTCGCTGACTGTATCCTCGAAGGGAATCACCGAAACAAGAAATTTCAGGGTGGCTGTGAGACCGTCAATCCTGGCGGTGAAGGCGGCGATAGGACAGGAGAGAGAAGTTGCCGATTCCATAGCAGCAAAGGCGAAGACAGGGAATCTTGGCATCTATTCGGTTCTCCTGCCGTCCACAATAAGAGGATACGTTTTTCTCGAGGCGATGAACACAGACAAGATTGAAAATGCGGTGAGGGGAATAAGGAAATCGCATGGCCTCGTCAAGGGGGAGACATCGCTTGACGAAGTAAGTCATTTCCTGACGCCGAAGCCGACCGTCAGCGGTATTGTCGAAGGGGACATAGTCGAACTCATATCCGGACCGTTCAAGGGCGAAAAGGCAAGGGTGCAGCGTATCGACAACGCAAAGGAAGAGATAACGGTTGAACTTTTTGAAGCGGTGGTTCCCATACCGGTGACGGTAAGGGGAGACCATGTCAGGGTTCTTGAAAAGGAAAGGCAGTAA
- a CDS encoding 50S ribosomal protein L11 produces the protein MADRINVLVDAGKATPGAPLGPALGPLGVNVVKIVAEINEKTKQFSGMKVPVTIEINADKTFQVQVGTPPTTALILKEIGAEKGSGSPKGTKVGNLSLPQILRIAEMKKEASLGSSTKARVKEVVGTCVSIGVTVEGKEPKAIIDEINSGSWDSRLK, from the coding sequence ATGGCAGACAGAATAAATGTTCTGGTTGATGCAGGAAAGGCAACACCTGGTGCACCGCTGGGTCCGGCTCTCGGGCCGCTTGGCGTGAACGTGGTTAAAATCGTTGCAGAGATCAATGAGAAGACGAAGCAGTTCAGCGGAATGAAGGTGCCGGTAACAATTGAGATCAATGCGGACAAGACGTTTCAGGTTCAGGTGGGCACGCCTCCGACGACGGCCCTCATACTGAAAGAGATAGGCGCAGAGAAGGGCTCTGGAAGTCCAAAAGGCACCAAGGTGGGAAATCTCTCACTTCCGCAAATTCTCAGGATAGCCGAAATGAAGAAAGAGGCGTCGCTCGGCTCTAGCACCAAGGCAAGGGTCAAGGAGGTTGTCGGCACATGCGTTTCGATAGGTGTCACGGTTGAAGGGAAGGAACCGAAGGCGATCATTGACGAAATCAACTCCGGTTCATGGGACAGCAGGCTGAAATAG
- a CDS encoding 50S ribosomal protein L1: MANEETVEAVKKALSLAPQRKFEESVEIAINLKDVDLSVPKNRIQEDIILPSGRGKDVRVCLFGGAEMALKAKNVADLIISPEDFNRYMDDKKVAKKLARDYDYFVAEAPLMATIGKRMGVVLGPRGKIPKPLQPGIDPAPAITTLKKTTTVRSREKRTFQTLVGTRRMKPEEIAENVDAVLNRVIGKLEKGKLNLDSAYVKTTMGPAVRIM, translated from the coding sequence CTGGCAAATGAAGAAACAGTTGAAGCTGTGAAGAAGGCACTCTCGTTAGCGCCGCAGAGGAAATTTGAGGAAAGCGTTGAGATTGCCATTAATTTGAAGGATGTTGATCTTTCAGTACCGAAGAACAGAATACAGGAGGACATCATTCTGCCCAGCGGCAGGGGAAAGGATGTCAGGGTATGTCTCTTCGGCGGGGCGGAGATGGCGCTGAAGGCAAAAAACGTGGCTGACCTGATCATATCTCCTGAGGATTTCAACAGATACATGGATGACAAAAAGGTGGCAAAGAAACTCGCAAGGGACTACGACTATTTTGTTGCAGAGGCGCCGCTGATGGCCACCATCGGTAAAAGGATGGGAGTTGTCCTCGGCCCCAGAGGGAAGATACCGAAGCCGCTTCAGCCGGGCATTGATCCGGCACCGGCAATAACTACACTCAAGAAAACAACGACTGTCCGGTCGAGGGAAAAGAGGACGTTCCAGACGCTTGTCGGAACGCGCAGGATGAAACCCGAGGAAATAGCCGAAAACGTGGATGCAGTACTGAACAGGGTCATCGGGAAGCTTGAAAAGGGGAAATTGAACCTCGATTCCGCATATGTCAAAACGACGATGGGGCCCGCCGTGAGAATAATGTAG
- a CDS encoding 50S ribosomal protein L10, translated as MAHTREWKENNLRALSSTIRNSRVVGIASIRGLPASQFQQIRKKLYGVAEIHVSRGSILRRAIEDAATEKKGLKELENEIFNDQTAIISSQENPFKLFKTLERNKTPLAARGGETAPSDIEIRAGETSFKPGPIVGELQKAGIPAAIEGGKVVIKKDKLLVKAGEQISPGIASALTKLEIYPLIAGLDVKAIFENGLVFRKDVLNVDDTKTMHDIATAYSGAFALAVKGRYFTGQTVAYLIGEAHGNAVGLSLSAGIPTKETVGLLLARAASEAVVLRDKTEK; from the coding sequence ATGGCACATACCAGGGAGTGGAAGGAAAACAACCTCAGGGCGCTTTCCAGCACCATCAGAAATTCACGTGTTGTTGGCATCGCAAGCATCAGGGGGCTTCCTGCATCGCAATTCCAGCAGATCAGAAAGAAGCTCTACGGCGTCGCTGAAATTCATGTTTCAAGAGGATCAATACTGAGACGCGCGATTGAGGACGCGGCAACCGAGAAGAAGGGCCTCAAAGAGCTTGAGAATGAAATATTCAATGACCAGACGGCAATAATTTCGTCGCAGGAAAATCCCTTCAAGCTCTTCAAAACACTTGAAAGAAACAAGACACCGCTGGCTGCCAGGGGCGGTGAAACAGCGCCATCCGATATCGAGATAAGGGCCGGAGAAACTTCTTTCAAGCCCGGGCCCATTGTAGGTGAACTACAGAAAGCTGGCATCCCTGCCGCAATAGAAGGCGGAAAAGTTGTCATAAAGAAGGACAAACTGCTTGTAAAGGCGGGGGAACAAATCTCGCCCGGCATTGCTTCGGCACTTACAAAACTTGAGATTTATCCATTGATAGCCGGCCTTGACGTGAAAGCAATATTCGAGAACGGGCTGGTATTCAGAAAGGATGTTCTGAATGTGGATGATACAAAGACCATGCATGATATCGCAACAGCTTATTCCGGCGCGTTTGCGCTCGCGGTCAAAGGCAGGTATTTCACAGGCCAGACAGTCGCGTACCTTATCGGGGAAGCGCATGGCAATGCAGTCGGCCTTAGTCTTTCCGCAGGCATTCCAACGAAGGAAACAGTTGGCCTGCTGCTGGCCAGGGCTGCGTCCGAAGCCGTTGTGCTCAGGGATAAGACAGAAAAATGA